A window of the Henckelia pumila isolate YLH828 chromosome 3, ASM3356847v2, whole genome shotgun sequence genome harbors these coding sequences:
- the LOC140889687 gene encoding uncharacterized protein: MKRIFLEKYFPASRTSNMRKEIYGIKQYTGESLHEYWERNMLDAASGGVFVDKTSVQARNLIENMAANSQQFGINMSDPAPKRGNGVNVSSLEQQLIELTNFVHQMAVGSGQTVRACGVYAKVGHATDMCPTLQEGSADQVNAAEGFPGPPQQKYDPYSNTYNPGWKDNPNLRYGNPSVHQPHNQAYRAPYHPPPQRSQIPEPGEFLEKIVKDLATNTLNFQQETRTSIQELNTQMGQLATAVNSGKKLKVSEEVVKKPVKNEHEEKSEVEEEEIVQKEAPSGKFPSLSKYKPIPPFPLALKESRKDEGIKGMYEIFRRCEVNISLLDVIKQIPRYAKFLKELCTVKRKHKLKGCSLYASLNLGPLNKTEIVIQMADRSTIYPRGLLEDVLVQVDNLVFPADFYVLDMKSNNLNSTIFLGRPFLKTSKSIIDVNNVTLTMEFDREVVKFHIFYTLQIPDCESVVNNLDVINHLSQEHKKFVNGDKVKEVIARPIENFTVESFHSDLQVPRKSK, from the exons ATGAAGAGGATCTTCTTAGAGAAGTACTTTCCAGCTTCAAGAACATCAAATATGAGAAAGGAGATATATGGCATCAAACAGTACACAGGAGAGTCACTTCATgagtattgggagcg GAATATGCTagatgcggccagtggaggagtttttgtggacaaaacttCAGTTCAAGCAAGGAATTTAAtcgagaatatggctgccaattctcagcaatttggcatcAACATGAGTGATCCAGCACCTAAACGGGGCAACGgggtaaatgtttcttcccttgaacaacaattgaTTGAACTGACGAATTTTGTGCATCAAATGGCTGTAGGGAGTGGACAAACTGTAAGAGCATGTGGAGTTTATGCTAAAGTgggacatgcaactgacatgtgtcccactctTCAAGAGGGATCTGCTGACCAAGTCAATGCAGCAGAAGGATTTCCCGGTCCACCACAACAgaagtatgatccttattccaacacatacaatccaggtTGGAAGGATAATCCCAATCTCAGATACGGAAACCCTTCAGTACACCAACCGCATAATCAAGCTTACAGAGCACCGTATCATCCTCCACCACAGCGTTCTCAAATTCCAGAGCCTGGTGAGTTTTTAGAAAaaattgttaaggatcttgctactaatactttaaattttcaacAGGAgacaagaacaagtatccaagAGTTGAACACTCAAATGGGGCAGTTGGCAACCGCAGTTAACAG tggaaagAAGTTGAAGGTTAGTGAAGAAGTAGTGAAAAAACCAGTAAAGAATGAACATGAGGAGAAATCCGAGGTAGAGGAGGAAGAGATAGTTCAAAAAGAAGCACCAAGTGGTAAGTTTCCTTCTCTCTCTAAGTATAAACCCATacccccttttcccttagcattgaAAGAGTCTAGGAAGGATGAAGGAATAAAGGGGATGTATGAaatttttcgtagatgtgaggtaaatatttcattgttagaTGTGATCAAACAAatacctcgctatgctaaatttttgaaagagttgTGTACTGTGAAGAGAAAACACAAACTGAAGGGGTGCTCTCtttatgcttccttaaacttagggcctttgaataaaactgaaATTGTTATCCAgatggctgatagatctactaTTTATCCTAGGGGTCTGTTAGAAGATGTTCTTGTGCAAGTTGACAATTTGGTCTTTCCTGCTGATTTCTATGTTCTTGACATGAAAAGCAATAATTTGAATAGTACTATTTTTTTAGGAAGACCATTTCTCAAAACTTCAAAGTCCATCATAGATGTTAACAATGTCACTCTCACTATGGAGTTTGATAGGGAGGTTGTtaagtttcatattttttatACCTTGCAAATTCCTGattgtgaaagtgttgttaataatCTTGATGTCATTAATCACTTGTCACAAGAACACAAGAAGTTTGTGAATGGGGATAAAGTTAAGGAGGTTATTGCAAGACCTATTGAGAATTTTACTGTTGAAAGTTTTCATTCTGATCTGCAGGTACCCAGGAAATCGAAGTAG